A genomic stretch from Helianthus annuus cultivar XRQ/B chromosome 1, HanXRQr2.0-SUNRISE, whole genome shotgun sequence includes:
- the LOC110886342 gene encoding uncharacterized protein LOC110886342, translating into MSGDDKTPDGKASSSGDSATAKPLHPVYTVTNIQHKVRVLYETKVTYTLWVKLFMLHAKGYEVLHHIDGTDPPASTDPEYDAWAKIDSIVLQWIYGTLFDDLLVRILESESTARAVWVRLQGVFLNNKGSRAATLEHAFTNHKLSACSSVAEYCSKLKEIGEQLKDIDQPVPDSRLVL; encoded by the coding sequence ATGTCCGGCGATGATAAAACACCCGACGGCAAAGCCTCCTCCTCCGGCGACTCGGCTACGGCCAAACCCCTCCATCCGGTTTACACCGTCACCAACATACAACACAAGGTTCGTGTCCTTTACGAAACCAAGGTCACCTACACATTGTGGGTGAAACTGTTTATGCTTCACGCAAAAGGATATGAAGTGTTACATCATATCGACGGTACAGATCCGCCTGCATCAACCGACCCGGAATACGACGCTTGGGCCAAGATTGATTCCATCGTCTTACAATGGATCTATGGAACACTGTTCGATGATCTCCTTGTTCGTATCCTAGAATCCGAGTCCACAGCTAGAGCCGTCTGGGTACGTCTTCAAGGAGTGTTTCTTAACAACAAAGGATCAAGGGCAGCAACATTAGAACATGCTTTCACCAACCATAAGTTATCGGCTTGTTCTTCTGTGGCTGAATATTGTTCCAAACTCAAAGAAATCGGTGAACAGTTGAAGGACATTGATCAACCGGTTCCGGACTCTCGTCTCGTGCTTTAG